A portion of the Bacillus sp. es.034 genome contains these proteins:
- a CDS encoding multidrug efflux SMR transporter → MGWLYVIIGGILEIGWATGLSLSEGFTKPVPSIITAFLILVSFYFFSQSMKLLPIGTAYAVFTGIGAAGTAVVGMLFLNDGISILKIAFISLLIFAVIGLKMSDKAETDTGGGS, encoded by the coding sequence ATGGGCTGGCTATATGTGATTATTGGGGGAATCCTGGAAATCGGCTGGGCAACGGGATTATCCCTTTCAGAAGGGTTTACGAAACCGGTGCCCAGTATCATAACGGCATTCCTCATTTTAGTGAGTTTTTACTTTTTTTCTCAATCAATGAAACTCCTGCCAATCGGGACAGCATATGCCGTCTTCACGGGGATCGGAGCAGCAGGAACGGCTGTGGTTGGTATGTTGTTCTTGAATGATGGGATAAGCATATTGAAGATTGCATTCATCTCTTTACTCATTTTTGCAGTCATTGGTCTGAAGATGAGTGATAAAGCAGAAACAGATACTGGGGGTGGCTCCTGA
- a CDS encoding Ger(x)C family spore germination protein: MKKRVFIICILLVILPFLTGCWDQRLLRNGRLVFSSSFDLMDDETIRSTAIIRDFKNGTPINTMVQGEGKTIRETRMAMDRKISGAYEPSKNRIFLLGEELAKKDIYKFLDIFYRDPNSSISAKLAVVEGNGEDILSKLSEKNVLISEFMIELLTSAESATGVPKQNLQTVCTLMFDEGKDFALPLLKLKDGEVILDGTAIFHKNSLSGALTFKESSLFLIMNNQKAKLARFVSKIDNDKRLNVDNYITYNVTESKSRLNIISDAPDHIQVGIDVAMEVSIVEFPQDKLTDKKKLKKLNDEISKKLTEDAEEMIEKIQLANSDLFGIGRELMAFHPKTWEKVNWDEAYPEITIVPTIKVDIIGHGIIN; encoded by the coding sequence ATGAAAAAACGAGTGTTCATCATTTGTATTCTTCTTGTTATTCTCCCTTTCTTAACCGGCTGTTGGGATCAGCGGCTACTTCGAAATGGAAGACTTGTTTTTTCTTCTTCTTTTGATTTAATGGATGATGAAACCATCCGATCCACTGCAATCATCCGGGATTTCAAGAATGGAACCCCTATCAATACAATGGTCCAAGGCGAAGGGAAGACCATACGTGAAACACGGATGGCAATGGATAGAAAGATTTCTGGAGCATATGAGCCGTCGAAAAACCGAATATTTTTATTAGGGGAAGAACTAGCCAAAAAGGATATTTATAAGTTTTTGGATATTTTTTACCGTGATCCAAACAGTTCGATTTCAGCAAAACTTGCAGTGGTGGAGGGGAACGGAGAAGACATCCTTTCTAAATTGAGTGAAAAGAACGTGTTGATATCAGAATTCATGATTGAACTACTCACGAGTGCTGAATCCGCCACGGGCGTCCCGAAACAGAATCTACAAACGGTCTGCACACTGATGTTCGATGAAGGAAAGGACTTTGCCCTGCCTCTCTTAAAATTGAAGGATGGCGAGGTCATATTAGACGGTACAGCTATTTTTCATAAAAATTCATTATCGGGTGCTTTAACGTTCAAGGAATCATCATTATTCCTGATCATGAACAACCAAAAGGCAAAACTTGCCCGTTTCGTATCCAAAATAGACAATGATAAACGTCTGAACGTGGACAATTATATTACGTATAATGTGACAGAATCCAAGTCAAGGCTCAACATCATTTCAGATGCCCCGGATCATATACAGGTGGGGATAGACGTAGCGATGGAAGTATCAATCGTCGAATTCCCCCAGGATAAATTAACAGATAAGAAAAAATTAAAGAAACTCAATGATGAAATTTCAAAGAAATTAACAGAAGATGCAGAAGAGATGATTGAAAAGATTCAACTGGCAAACTCGGATTTATTCGGGATCGGGAGGGAGCTGATGGCGTTCCATCCCAAAACGTGGGAAAAAGTTAATTGGGATGAAGCTTACCCTGAGATCACGATCGTACCGACAATAAAAGTCGATATTATAGGGCATGGGATTATAAACTAA
- a CDS encoding TetR/AcrR family transcriptional regulator — translation MKDNKQMIKNVALDLFGQKGYEDTSLAEIAKEVGIKKPSIYNHFRSKEDLFIEVLEDLIVSEVTAYRKTECTMNQEEPLTNIRMLFDLFCHRLMTTKEALLWKRVTFFPPEQFKDFIQEQFIHFERVTTSILVTVYKEGVNQEMFQEVSEDEFVASFLCLVDGVFLEHHYYTEKIFQQRIESAWKVYALGISSRKGE, via the coding sequence GTGAAGGATAATAAGCAGATGATAAAAAATGTGGCTTTGGATTTATTTGGTCAAAAGGGCTATGAAGATACATCTTTGGCAGAAATCGCAAAGGAGGTTGGAATTAAAAAACCTTCTATTTATAATCATTTCCGCAGTAAAGAGGATCTTTTTATCGAAGTATTAGAGGACTTGATCGTATCAGAAGTGACAGCGTACAGAAAAACGGAGTGCACCATGAATCAGGAAGAACCCCTCACGAATATCAGGATGCTGTTTGATTTGTTTTGTCATCGTTTAATGACAACGAAGGAAGCTTTACTGTGGAAAAGGGTGACATTCTTCCCTCCTGAACAGTTTAAGGATTTCATACAGGAGCAATTCATTCACTTCGAAAGGGTCACTACATCGATCTTGGTTACGGTCTACAAGGAAGGAGTTAACCAGGAAATGTTTCAAGAGGTCAGTGAGGATGAATTTGTAGCGTCTTTCTTATGTCTGGTTGACGGTGTCTTTCTGGAGCATCACTATTACACGGAAAAAATATTTCAACAACGAATCGAATCGGCTTGGAAAGTGTATGCACTTGGAATATCAAGCCGCAAAGGAGAGTAG
- a CDS encoding multidrug efflux SMR transporter, with amino-acid sequence MAWLFLIFAGFSEVIMVTFMKLSEGYKRFFPSLISFTAGAMSFYLLSLSLLDIPVSTGYGIWTGIGSAGAVLMGMMFFDETRDMKRLFFICCIVGSIIGLKIVS; translated from the coding sequence ATGGCATGGTTGTTTCTCATCTTTGCAGGTTTCTCCGAAGTGATCATGGTGACGTTCATGAAGCTTTCAGAAGGATATAAAAGATTCTTCCCTTCCCTGATCAGTTTCACAGCGGGAGCCATGAGTTTTTACCTATTGTCTCTATCCCTGCTGGATATTCCCGTCAGCACAGGTTATGGGATCTGGACCGGCATCGGCTCTGCAGGTGCTGTGCTCATGGGAATGATGTTTTTCGATGAAACCAGGGATATGAAAAGGCTGTTTTTCATCTGCTGTATTGTTGGAAGCATCATCGGATTGAAGATTGTCTCATGA